One genomic segment of Drosophila melanogaster chromosome 3R includes these proteins:
- the Pos gene encoding poseidon, isoform B has protein sequence MSAPNMDCEQRGDIDSVFGWIANLCNKETRLWAMLELFERRTHIDSLGLLLWHSFGAVSGLLQEIVSIYPAIYQEIELTGQQSHRICTAIGLIQAMASHPFIGIQLIRCQFMCYLMPLLKMTSQTRAVEHVRLSVLGVICGLLKSDHPEIVSYFLGTELIPLTLRQLEFGTTMSKVLCAFVLYRTLEHEVGLKFASRRLARKLHLIHTLARVVHQLTLEPEPRVLKHVVRIYSRLADHPQNLELILKLLPAQIRNGYFCQEGLVGFESASLELADLNRKLSKNEEKDKVCDDAMPENH, from the exons ATGAGTGCCCCAAACATGGATTGTGAACAGCGCGGCGATATAGATAGCGTCTTCGGCTGGATCGCCAATCTTTGCAACAAAGAAACGCGTCTCTGGGCGATGCTGGAGCTATTCGAAAGGCGCACCCACATTGACAGCCTAGGACTCTTGCTATGGCATTCCTTTGGAGCTGTGAGTGGCTTGCTACAAGAGATTGTGTCAATATATCCGGCCATTTATCAAGAAATTGAATTAACCGGCCAACAGTCGCACCGGATTTGCACTGCCATTGGGCTGATTCAGGCTATGGCATCACATCCCTTCATTGGTATTCAACTCATACGATGCCAATTCATGTGCTATTTGATGCCATTGCTTAAAATGACTTCTCAAACTCGCGCCGTTGAGCATGTTCGTCTCTCTGTCTTGGGCGTCATTTGCGGTCTACTGAAATCAGATCATCCGGAGATCGTATCTTATTTTTTGGGCACTGAATTAATTCCACTTACCCTGCGGCAGCTGGAGTTTGGTACCACAATGAGTAAGGTGCTCTGTGCATTTGTCTTGTACCGCACCTTAGAACATGAAGTGGGCTTAAAGTTTGCCAGTCGAAGACTGGCACGAAAGCTGCATCTGATCCATACTTTGGCCAGGGTTGTGCACCAACTCACACTGGAACCGGAGCCTAGGGTCCTTAAACATGTAGTAAGGATCTATTCTCGTCTGGCTGATCATCCCCAAAATCTGGAGCTGATCCTTAAGCTATTGCCGGCTCAGATTCGGAACGGCTATTTTTGCCAGGAAGGTTTAGTGGGCTTCGAGAGCGCTTCTCTAGAGCTAGCTGATCTTAACCGTAAGCTCAGTAAAAATGAGGAAAAGGACAAGG tttGTGATGATGCCATGCCGGAAAACCATTGA
- the mod gene encoding modulo, isoform C, whose amino-acid sequence MAQKKAVTVKGKKATNGEEKPLAKRVTKSTKVQEEETVVPQSPSKKSRKQPVKEVPQFSEEDESDVEEQNDEQPGDDSDFETEEAAGLIDDEAEEDEEYNSDDEEDDDDDELEPGEVSKSEGADEVDESDDDEEAPVEKPVSKKSEKANSEKSEENRGIPKVKVGKIPLGTPKNQIVFVTNLPNEYLHKDLVALFAKFGRLSALQRFTNLNGNKSVLIAFDTSTGAEAVLQAKPKALTLGDNVLSVSQPRNKEENNERTVVVGLIGPNITKDDLKTFFEKVAPVEAVTISSNRLMPRAFVRLASVDDIPKALKLHSTELFSRFITVRRISQESISRTSELTLVVENVGKHESYSSDALEKIFKKFGDVEEIDVVCSKAVLAFVTFKQSDAATKALAQLDGKTVNKFEWKLHRFERSTSGRAILVTNLTSDATEADLRKVFNDSGEIESIIMLGQKAVVKFKDDEGFCKSFLANESIVNNAPIFIEPNSLLKHRLLKKRLAIGQTRAPRKFQKDTKPNFGKKPFNKRPAQENGGKSFVKRARF is encoded by the exons ATGGCCCAAAAGAAAGCCGTCACCGTCAAAGGAAAAAAAGCTACGAATGGAGAGGAAAAGCCTTTGGCCAAACGGGTAACCAAGTCCACAAAGGTACAGGAAGAGGAGACAGTAGTCCCCCAATCGCCTTCCAAAAAATCCAGAAAACAGCCTGTTAAAGAAGTGCCGCAGTTCAGTGAAGAGGACGAGTCTGATGTGGAGGAGCAAAATGACGAGCAGCCAGGGGACGACAGCGACTTTGAG ACCGAAGAGGCAGCGGGCTTAATTGACGACGAGGCTGAGGAAGATGAAGAGTACAATAGTGACGATGAggaagatgatgatgacgatgagtTGGAGCCTGGTGAGGTTTCCAAAAGTGAAGGCGCGGATGAGGTAGATGAAtccgatgatgatgaagaagcGCCTGTAGAGAAGCCAGTTTCCAAGAAATCAGAAAAAGCCAACTCTGAAAAGTCCGAAGAAAATAGAGGAATTCCAAAAGTAAAGGTTGGCAAGATTCCGCTGGGAACGCCAAAAAACCAGATCGTTTTTGTCACAAACCTACCAAACG AGTATCTCCACAAGGACTTGGTCGCATTGTTCGCCAAGTTCGGACGACTTTCCGCTTTGCAGCGTTTCACTAATTTGAATGGCAATAAATCAGTTCTCATTGCCTTTGATACGTCAACTGGAGCAGAAGCTGTTCTGCAGGCTAAGCCTAAAGCGTTAACCCTTGGAGACAATGTTTTGTCTGTGTCCCAACCGAGAAATAAGGAAGAGAACAACGAACGCACGGTGGTGGTTGGCCTGATTGGACCTAATATTACCAAGGACGACTTAAAAACCTTTTTTGAGAAGGTAGCTCCCGTGGAGGCGGTGACTATATCCAGTAACCGCCTCATGCCCAGAGCTTTTGTACGTTTGGCGTCGGTCGATGACATACCGAAGGCTCTTAAACTGCATAGCACTGAGCTGTTTTCTCGCTTTATAACGGTTCGTCGGATCTCACAAGAATCGATTTCACGTACCAGTGAACTTACCTTGGTTGTCGAAAATGTGGGCAAACACGAGTCTTACAGCTCCGACGCTCTAGAAAAGATATTCAAAAAATTTGGTGATGTTGAAGAAATCGACGTTGTGTGCAGCAAGGCAGTTTTAGCTTTTGTCACGTTCAAGCAGTCGGATGCCGCCACGAAGGCTTTAGCACAACTCGACGGAAAGACTGTTAATAAGTTTGAGTGGAAGCTTCACCGATTCGAACGCAGCACCTCGGGGAGGGCCATTCTTGTGACGAACTTGACTTCAG ATGCTACTGAAGCCGACCTGCGGAAAGTGTTTAACGATAGCGGCGAAATCGAAAGCATCATAATGTTGGGCCAAAAAGCGGTAGTAAAGTTCAAGGACGATGAGGGTTTCTGCAAATCTTTCTTGGCTAATGAAAGCATTGTAAACAACGCCCCTATATTTATTGAGCCAAACTCTCTGCTGAAGCATAGATTGTTAAAGAAACGCTTAGCTATTGGTCAGACCCGCGCCCCGCGGAAGTTCCAAAAGGACACTAAGCCAAACTTTGGTAAAAAACCATTTAACAAGCGCCCGGCACAAGAGAATGGTGGTAAATCGTTTGTTAAAAGGGCAAGATTTTAG
- the krz gene encoding kurtz, isoform A, which yields MNGGGGGSGGANVSNGSSTNVTAAGSTGGGSAGDETGGDASSRRQATRVFKKSSSNGKITVYLGKRDFVDHVTHVDPIDGVVFIDPEYVKDRKVFGQVLAAFRYGREDLDVLGLTFRKDLYLAHEQIYPPMQLDRPMTRLQERLIKKLGPNAHPFYFEVPPYCPASVSLQPAPGDVGKSCGVDYELKAFVGENVEDKPHKRNSVRLTIRKVMYAPSKVGEQPSIEVSKEFMMKPNKIHLEATLDKELYHHGEKISVNVHVANNSNRTVKKIKVCVRQFADICLFSTAQYKSVVAEIESEDGCQVAPGFTLSKVFELCPLLANNKDKWGLALDGQLKHEDTNLASSTLITNPAQRESLGIMVHYKVKVKLLISSPLLNGDLVAELPFTLMHPKPEEEEHPLLGERSPRASLAGGGLPLVSMSDGETESATGGQDVPTTTNLIQLDDDEAQDDDIIFEDFARLRLKGAETEA from the exons ATGAacggtggtggtggaggaaGTGGAGGAGCAAATGTGAGCAATGGCTCCAGCACCAATGTAACAGCTGCCGGGAGCACTGGGGGCGGAAGCGCAGGCGACGAGACTGGTGGAGATGCCAGCTCCAGACGCCAGGCGACTCGGGTGTTTAAGAAGAGCTCCTCCAACGGCAAGATAACAGTTTACCTTGGCAAACGGGACTTCGTCGACCATGTCACGCACGTGGATCCCATTGACGGTGTTGTCTTCATTGATCCAGAGTACGTAAAGGACCGTAAGGTTTTTGGCCAGGTGCTTGCCGCCTTTCGGTACGGACGTGAAGACCTAGATGTTTTGGGATTAACGTTCCGTAAGGACCTGTATCTGGCGCATGAGCAGATCTATCCGCCCATGCAGCTGGACCGCCCGATGACCCGGCTTCAGGAAAGGTTAATTAAAAAGCTGGGGCCGAACGCCCATCCGTTTTATTTTGAGGTTCCGCCCTATTGCCCAGCCTCTGTGTCCTTGCAGCCGGCTCCTGGAGATGTGGGCAAGTCTTGCGGAGTAGACTACGAGCTGAAGGCCTTTGTGG GTGAGAACGTGGAGGACAAACCCCACAAGCGGAACTCGGTGCGACTAACTATTCGCAAAGTCATGTACGCACCATCCAAAGTCGGTGAGCAGCCATCGATCGAAGTAAGCAAGGAGTTTATGATGAAGCCAAACAAGATCCATTTGGAAGCTACTTTGGACAAGGAGTTATACcaccacggcgaaaaaatatCGGTCAACGTTCATGTGGCCAACAACTCAAATCGGACGGTAAAAAAGATTAAGGTATGTGTCCGGCAGTTTGCGGATATTTGTCTCTTTTCGACGGCGCAATATAAATCTGTAGTGGCAGAAATCGAGTCAGAAGACGGATGTCAAGTGGCTCCGGGATTTACACTCTCGAAGGTATTTGAGTTGTGCCCCCTATTGGCAAATAATAAGGATAAATGGGGCCTTGCTTTGGACGGGCAGCTAAAGCATGAGGACACCAATTTGGCGTCTAGCACTCTCATTACCAATCCTGCTCAGCGTGAGAGTCTCGGTATTATGGTCCACTATAAGGTGAAGGTGAAGTTGCTGATTAGCTCGCCACTTCTAAATGGTGACCTCGTAGCTGAGCTGCCATTCACACTAATGCACCCTAAGCCCGAGGAGGAAGAGCATCCACTGTTAGGGGAGCGATCGCCACGGGCTAGTTTAGCAGGCGGGGGTCTGCCGTTAGTGAGCATGAGTGACGGAGAAACTGAATCGGCTACTGGCGGGCAGGATGTGCCAACGACAACAAATCTCATTCAGCTGGACGACGACGAGGCACAAGATGACGACATAATTTTTGAGGACTTTGCCCGTCTGCGTCTAAAAGGCGCTGAAACAGAGGCCTAG